A single region of the Desulfobacterales bacterium genome encodes:
- the fliN gene encoding flagellar motor switch protein FliN, producing MSQADGADVAAVTEPSQKKQAVAQEGEQGMKNFEFLLDIPLNISVEVGRTRIMIKDLLQMREGSVVELDKLAGDPLDVYVNSRLIAKGEAVLVNDKFGIRLTDVVSPSERIEKLG from the coding sequence ATGAGCCAAGCTGATGGAGCTGATGTTGCGGCCGTGACCGAGCCGTCACAAAAAAAACAAGCGGTTGCGCAGGAGGGTGAGCAGGGCATGAAGAACTTCGAGTTTCTGCTGGACATCCCGCTGAACATCTCGGTGGAGGTGGGCCGCACCCGGATCATGATCAAGGATCTGCTGCAGATGCGCGAGGGCAGCGTTGTCGAACTGGACAAGCTGGCCGGGGACCCGCTCGACGTGTACGTTAACTCGCGACTGATCGCCAAGGGCGAAGCAGTGCTGGTCAATGACAAGTTCGGCATTCGGTTGACCGATGTGGTCAGCCCCTCCGAACGGATCGAGAAACTGGGATGA
- the flhB gene encoding flagellar biosynthesis protein FlhB: MAEDPGQERTEQATAKRRDDFRKKGQVAQSREVQTAALMTGAVLIWYAYGSTFWQSLNQLLAHLFGIAGGFALSPLSAGDLLAFLLGRLALLLWPLLLLVLVVGFLSSFLQIGWLFTTKPMAPDFSKLDPVQGLKRFVSIRSLVELLKSLAKILLVGWVAYRTVRPELASAAMLINMEVVDTLRFLGRVSGLVLLKSCGVLILLAGVDFLFVRWEMEQKMKMTKQEQKEEFKETEGDPFLKARIRSLQAQMARRRMMAEVPTADVVITNPTQLAVAIVYQRDRMEAPQVVAKGGDLVAARIREIAGNNGVPLVENVPVARALFQVELGGAVPEELFLAVAEILAYVYNLKRVM; encoded by the coding sequence ATGGCGGAAGATCCGGGACAGGAAAGGACAGAACAGGCGACTGCCAAGCGGCGGGATGATTTTCGTAAAAAGGGGCAGGTGGCCCAGAGCCGCGAGGTGCAGACCGCGGCCCTGATGACCGGCGCCGTCCTGATCTGGTACGCCTACGGGTCAACTTTCTGGCAGTCCCTGAACCAGCTGTTGGCGCATCTCTTCGGCATTGCCGGCGGTTTTGCGCTGAGCCCGCTCTCGGCCGGCGACCTGCTCGCTTTTCTGCTCGGCCGGCTCGCCCTGTTGCTCTGGCCGCTGCTGCTGCTGGTGCTGGTGGTCGGTTTTCTGTCAAGCTTTCTGCAGATCGGCTGGCTGTTCACCACCAAGCCCATGGCCCCTGATTTCAGCAAGCTCGATCCGGTCCAGGGGCTGAAGCGTTTTGTCTCGATCCGCTCGCTGGTGGAACTGCTCAAGTCGCTGGCCAAGATCCTGCTGGTGGGCTGGGTGGCCTACCGGACCGTGCGGCCTGAACTGGCGTCGGCCGCCATGCTGATAAATATGGAGGTGGTCGATACCCTGCGTTTTCTCGGCCGGGTATCGGGTCTGGTGCTGCTCAAGAGTTGCGGGGTGCTGATTCTGCTCGCCGGGGTCGATTTTCTGTTTGTCCGCTGGGAAATGGAACAGAAAATGAAGATGACCAAGCAGGAGCAGAAAGAGGAGTTCAAGGAGACCGAGGGCGATCCGTTCCTCAAGGCCCGGATCCGTTCCCTGCAGGCCCAGATGGCCCGCCGGCGGATGATGGCCGAGGTGCCCACCGCGGACGTGGTGATTACCAACCCGACCCAGCTGGCAGTGGCCATTGTTTATCAGCGGGACAGGATGGAGGCGCCGCAGGTCGTTGCCAAGGGCGGTGACCTGGTGGCGGCGCGGATCAGGGAAATCGCCGGCAACAATGGCGTACCGCTGGTGGAGAACGTTCCGGTGGCCCGGGCGCTCTTCCAGGTGGAACTGGGCGGTGCGGTCCCGGAAGAGCTGTTTCTGGCAGTGGCCGAGATCCTGGCCTATGTCTATAACCTGAAGAGGGTGATGTAA
- the flhA gene encoding flagellar biosynthesis protein FlhA, with translation MIADVLESRWSRLVFRSDAIISLAVVAILMVMIIPLPSVLLDMFLATNITVSLLILVISLYTSRALDFSVFPSLLLVTTLFRLSLNVASTRLILLYGNEGPGAAGSIIQSFGQFVVGGNYVVGIVVFLILVVINFMVITKGAGRVAEVAARFTLDAMPGKQMAIDADLNAGLISDDGARARREEIAREADFYGAMDGASKFVRGDAIAGIIITLINIGAGFIIGVLQKGMPMIQAAQNYTILTVGDGLVGQIPALVISTAAGILVTRSAGSGDFGSELKGQFTPHPRAIWVVAGILLAFVLIPGMPKIAFLILAALLGAGAYQLQKNFRRAAAEEQAVASEQVRPEQIDYQQMLGVDLLELEVGYGLIPLVDAQQDGELLQRIHSIRKQFALEMGIIIPPIHIRDNLQLKPNEYGILLKGTRVAQGEILPGHFLAMDPGTATEPVKGTPTTEPAFGLPALWVPVDRKERAQISGYTVVDCNTVMATHISETIKRHCHELLGRQEAQNLLDNLAKSYPKLVEELVPQLLSLGNVMKVLQNLLREQVSIRDMRSILETLADHAGQSQDPDVLTEDVRQALGRSICSRISEDGATLPVLTFDRRIEETLQEAVQNPGQGGYLALDPDRARAILAALSKTGESWSGGQQQVLLCPSTIRRHVKKLTERYLPNLAVLSHNEIAAHLKVKSVATVSIHEG, from the coding sequence ATGATAGCCGATGTTCTGGAATCCCGCTGGTCGCGACTTGTTTTTCGCAGCGACGCGATCATTTCCCTGGCAGTGGTCGCCATCCTGATGGTGATGATCATCCCGTTGCCCTCGGTGTTGCTCGACATGTTTCTGGCAACCAACATCACCGTCAGCCTGCTGATCCTGGTTATCAGCCTTTACACGTCCCGGGCCCTTGATTTTTCTGTTTTTCCCTCGCTGTTGCTGGTGACCACCCTGTTCCGTTTATCTCTCAACGTGGCCTCGACCCGGCTGATCCTCCTCTACGGCAACGAGGGTCCAGGGGCGGCCGGCTCCATTATCCAGTCCTTTGGTCAGTTCGTGGTCGGTGGCAATTATGTGGTCGGGATCGTGGTCTTTCTCATCCTGGTGGTGATCAACTTCATGGTCATTACCAAGGGTGCCGGCCGGGTTGCCGAGGTTGCCGCGCGTTTTACCCTGGACGCCATGCCTGGCAAGCAGATGGCCATTGACGCTGATCTCAACGCCGGCCTGATCAGCGACGACGGGGCCCGGGCCCGCAGGGAGGAGATCGCCCGGGAGGCGGATTTCTACGGCGCCATGGACGGCGCCAGCAAGTTCGTGCGCGGCGACGCCATTGCCGGGATCATTATCACCCTGATCAACATCGGCGCCGGGTTCATCATCGGGGTCCTGCAGAAGGGGATGCCGATGATCCAGGCGGCCCAGAACTATACCATTCTTACGGTGGGTGACGGGTTGGTCGGCCAGATTCCGGCCCTGGTTATTTCAACCGCGGCCGGGATCCTGGTCACCCGCAGCGCCGGGTCCGGTGATTTCGGCTCTGAACTCAAGGGGCAGTTCACCCCCCATCCCCGGGCGATCTGGGTGGTGGCGGGGATCCTGCTCGCCTTTGTCCTGATTCCCGGGATGCCTAAAATCGCCTTTCTGATTCTTGCCGCACTGCTCGGGGCCGGGGCCTACCAGTTGCAGAAGAATTTCCGCCGGGCCGCGGCGGAAGAGCAGGCCGTGGCATCCGAGCAGGTCCGGCCGGAACAGATCGACTATCAGCAGATGCTGGGTGTCGATCTGCTGGAACTGGAGGTCGGCTACGGCCTGATTCCCCTGGTCGACGCCCAGCAGGACGGGGAGTTGCTGCAGAGGATTCACTCCATTCGCAAACAGTTCGCCCTGGAGATGGGAATAATCATTCCACCGATCCATATCCGGGACAACCTGCAGCTCAAACCCAATGAGTACGGGATCTTGCTCAAGGGGACCCGGGTTGCCCAGGGAGAAATTCTGCCCGGCCATTTTCTGGCAATGGATCCGGGTACGGCCACCGAGCCGGTCAAGGGCACGCCGACCACTGAACCGGCCTTCGGGCTCCCGGCCCTGTGGGTTCCCGTTGACCGCAAGGAGCGGGCCCAGATCTCCGGCTACACGGTGGTTGACTGCAACACGGTGATGGCCACCCACATCAGCGAGACGATAAAGCGGCACTGTCACGAGTTGCTGGGCCGGCAGGAGGCACAGAACTTGCTTGATAACCTTGCCAAGAGTTATCCGAAACTGGTTGAAGAGCTGGTTCCCCAACTGCTGTCACTCGGTAATGTTATGAAAGTACTGCAAAACCTGCTGCGCGAACAGGTCTCGATCCGGGACATGCGCTCGATCCTTGAGACCCTGGCCGATCATGCCGGCCAGAGCCAGGATCCCGACGTGCTGACCGAGGATGTCCGCCAGGCGCTGGGCCGCTCGATCTGCAGCCGCATCAGCGAGGACGGGGCCACGCTGCCGGTACTGACCTTTGACCGCAGGATCGAAGAGACGCTGCAGGAAGCGGTGCAGAATCCGGGGCAGGGGGGGTATCTGGCCCTGGACCCGGACCGGGCCCGGGCGATTCTGGCCGCCCTGAGCAAGACCGGCGAGTCCTGGAGCGGCGGACAGCAACAGGTCCTGCTCTGCCCGTCAACAATCCGGCGGCATGTCAAAAAGTTGACCGAACGTTATCTGCCCAATCTGGCGGTTTTGTCTCACAATGAGATTGCCGCGCATCTCAAGGTCAAATCCGTGGCCACGGTGAGCATCCATGAAGGTTAA
- the flgG gene encoding flagellar basal-body rod protein FlgG, which translates to MIRALWTAATGMETQQLNMDVIANNLANVNSSGFKKSRADFQDILYQTAKLPGTTSGTGSETPTGVQVGLGSRVASVQKVFTVGDIRKTEGELDLAIEGQGFFQITLPSGDLAYTRAGALKKDSTGRLTTPEGYPLYPEIVIPSNASSVSISENGSVEVMLDGQNIPSEVGTIELARFSNPAGLKSLGRSLFSETLATGAPSTGIPGENGFGMLSQGFLEGSNVSIMEEMVNMIAGQRAYEVNSKAIKTADEMMQMTNNLV; encoded by the coding sequence ATGATCAGGGCATTATGGACCGCCGCCACCGGCATGGAAACCCAGCAGCTCAACATGGACGTGATCGCCAACAACCTGGCCAATGTCAACAGTTCGGGCTTTAAAAAAAGCCGGGCCGATTTCCAGGATATCCTGTATCAGACCGCCAAGCTGCCCGGCACCACCTCTGGAACCGGCAGTGAAACACCGACCGGGGTCCAGGTGGGCCTCGGCTCCAGGGTGGCGTCGGTGCAGAAGGTCTTTACCGTGGGCGACATTCGCAAGACCGAGGGTGAACTGGATCTCGCCATTGAAGGCCAGGGCTTTTTTCAGATCACCCTGCCGAGCGGCGATCTCGCCTATACCCGGGCCGGGGCCCTGAAAAAGGACAGCACCGGCCGGCTGACCACCCCGGAAGGGTATCCGCTTTATCCCGAGATCGTGATCCCCAGCAATGCCAGCAGTGTCTCGATCAGTGAAAACGGCAGTGTCGAGGTGATGCTTGACGGGCAGAACATCCCCAGCGAGGTCGGCACCATCGAACTGGCCCGGTTCAGCAACCCGGCGGGGCTGAAGAGCCTCGGCCGCAGCCTGTTCAGCGAAACCCTGGCAACGGGTGCGCCATCCACCGGCATCCCGGGGGAAAACGGGTTCGGCATGCTGTCGCAGGGCTTTCTCGAGGGCTCCAACGTCAGCATCATGGAGGAAATGGTCAACATGATCGCCGGGCAGCGGGCCTATGAGGTGAATTCCAAGGCGATCAAGACGGCTGATGAGATGATGCAGATGACCAACAACCTGGTATAA
- the fliP gene encoding flagellar type III secretion system pore protein FliP (The bacterial flagellar biogenesis protein FliP forms a type III secretion system (T3SS)-type pore required for flagellar assembly.): protein MNGKRFHQWLIVPGLVVLGLVVPAGLQAAGLPTITLGIGEAAGPGQAVPVLQILLILTVLSVAPAILLMTTSFVRVVIVLSFVRQAIGTQQMPPNQVIIGLALFLTFFVMSPVLHQINDTALQPFLNKEISQGDALEKAVQPMRDFMLRQTGEKDLGLLVDISGQPGPATPEEIETMTLIPAFMLSELKRAFQIGFMIFVPFLVIDMVVASVLMSMGMMMLPPVIISLPFKLLLFVLVDGWTLTVASLIRGFA, encoded by the coding sequence ATGAACGGCAAACGGTTCCATCAGTGGCTGATTGTCCCGGGGCTGGTTGTGCTGGGGCTGGTTGTCCCGGCCGGCCTTCAGGCGGCCGGCCTGCCGACCATCACCCTGGGCATCGGCGAGGCCGCCGGACCCGGGCAGGCCGTTCCGGTGCTGCAGATTCTGCTGATCCTGACCGTGCTTTCGGTGGCGCCGGCCATCCTGTTGATGACAACCTCCTTTGTCCGGGTCGTCATTGTTCTCTCCTTTGTCCGCCAGGCGATCGGGACCCAGCAGATGCCCCCTAACCAGGTGATCATCGGCCTGGCCCTGTTTCTCACCTTTTTCGTCATGTCCCCGGTGTTGCACCAGATCAACGACACGGCCCTGCAGCCCTTTCTGAATAAGGAGATCTCCCAGGGGGATGCGCTTGAAAAGGCAGTGCAGCCAATGCGGGACTTCATGCTCAGGCAGACCGGGGAAAAGGATCTGGGACTGCTTGTCGACATATCCGGGCAGCCCGGGCCGGCAACCCCGGAAGAGATCGAAACCATGACCCTGATCCCGGCCTTCATGCTTTCGGAACTGAAGCGTGCCTTTCAGATCGGCTTCATGATCTTTGTCCCGTTCCTGGTGATCGACATGGTGGTGGCCTCGGTGTTGATGTCCATGGGCATGATGATGCTGCCGCCGGTCATCATCTCGCTGCCCTTTAAATTGCTGCTGTTCGTCCTGGTCGACGGCTGGACCCTGACCGTTGCCTCGCTGATAAGGGGCTTTGCCTGA
- the fliQ gene encoding flagellar biosynthesis protein FliQ produces the protein MTPEFVVDLARKAIETTLLLAAPMLLAGLVIGLLVSIFQAATQINEQTMTFIPKIVAVLLALLLFSPWLIKIMLAFTNEVFAEIARVGG, from the coding sequence ATGACCCCTGAATTCGTGGTTGATCTGGCCCGCAAGGCAATCGAGACCACCCTGCTGCTGGCAGCGCCCATGCTCCTGGCCGGGCTGGTGATCGGCCTGCTGGTGAGCATCTTTCAGGCAGCCACCCAGATCAACGAGCAGACCATGACCTTTATCCCCAAGATCGTGGCGGTGCTGCTGGCGCTGCTGCTGTTCTCTCCCTGGCTGATCAAGATCATGCTTGCCTTTACCAACGAGGTGTTTGCAGAGATCGCCAGGGTCGGCGGCTGA
- a CDS encoding flagellar hook basal-body protein yields the protein MSSGMYSAVSGAATRLRMMDTISDNLSNGKTPGFKKGGFFFASMLDRSVDLRQARGIDYTQIKEGFSDFTQGELIRTGVPLQLAIEGEGFFKVRDGNGQIFFTRQGMLRRDPSGHLLTQHGMKLIGENGRPLSFPDNGVTIDEQGMAQLSGGQKMRVPVYSVPDLAMLERVGGGLFRAARPEDAVMLERPRVFQGYIEDSNVNIMREMGRMMESLRIFEACQKMMKNYRELDRKVIELGVIG from the coding sequence ATGAGTTCAGGCATGTACAGTGCGGTTTCCGGCGCCGCGACCCGGCTGCGGATGATGGACACGATCAGCGATAACCTGAGTAACGGCAAGACCCCCGGATTCAAGAAAGGCGGGTTTTTTTTCGCCTCGATGCTCGACCGGTCGGTGGACCTGCGGCAGGCGCGGGGCATCGATTATACGCAGATCAAGGAGGGATTCTCCGATTTTACCCAGGGTGAATTGATCCGGACCGGCGTTCCCCTGCAGCTGGCCATCGAAGGGGAGGGGTTCTTCAAGGTGCGGGATGGGAACGGGCAGATATTTTTCACCCGCCAGGGAATGCTGCGCCGCGATCCTTCCGGCCATCTGTTGACCCAGCACGGGATGAAGCTGATCGGCGAGAATGGGCGGCCCCTGTCGTTCCCTGACAACGGGGTGACCATCGACGAACAGGGGATGGCGCAACTGTCCGGCGGCCAGAAGATGCGGGTGCCGGTCTACTCGGTCCCGGATCTTGCCATGCTCGAACGGGTGGGCGGCGGGTTGTTCCGGGCGGCCCGGCCCGAGGATGCTGTTATGCTGGAGAGACCGCGCGTCTTTCAGGGCTACATCGAGGATTCCAATGTCAACATCATGCGGGAGATGGGCCGGATGATGGAGTCCCTGCGGATTTTCGAGGCCTGCCAGAAGATGATGAAGAACTACCGTGAACTCGACCGCAAGGTTATTGAACTGGGAGTTATCGGTTGA
- the fliR gene encoding flagellar biosynthetic protein FliR: protein MDPTFLSVETFQRFLICVARIGALVGSLPVFSGGQTPMRFKTALAVAFSLVVFPVVDPLLPRFVFEPFTLGLLLTREVMLGVMVGFIARLIFTAVEFGGTIIGYQMGFAVAEVFDPQNQRQISLMSQFQNVFAILIFLAVDGHHLLLRAMVESFRLVPPAAELLNREVVPYLMELTGDMFILGVKFSAPILAVLLLSSLIMGIMSRVFPQLNVFMLSFPVNIGLAFILLGLTLNLVAGLLSREFVDLGGRVLELFNRL from the coding sequence ATGGATCCGACCTTTCTCTCCGTTGAAACCTTTCAGCGTTTTCTGATCTGCGTGGCGCGGATCGGCGCCCTGGTCGGAAGCCTGCCGGTCTTCAGCGGCGGCCAGACGCCGATGCGGTTCAAAACAGCCCTGGCGGTTGCCTTTTCCCTGGTGGTCTTCCCGGTGGTTGATCCCCTGCTGCCGCGGTTTGTTTTTGAGCCGTTCACCCTGGGCCTGCTGCTGACCCGGGAGGTCATGCTGGGGGTCATGGTCGGTTTCATTGCCAGGCTGATCTTCACGGCGGTCGAATTCGGCGGCACGATCATCGGTTACCAGATGGGCTTTGCCGTGGCCGAGGTGTTTGACCCGCAGAACCAGCGGCAGATCTCGTTGATGTCCCAGTTCCAGAACGTCTTCGCCATCCTGATCTTCCTGGCCGTGGACGGTCATCATCTGCTGCTGCGGGCCATGGTGGAATCGTTCCGCCTGGTGCCCCCGGCCGCCGAACTCCTCAACCGGGAGGTGGTCCCATACCTGATGGAACTCACCGGCGACATGTTTATCCTGGGGGTCAAGTTCAGCGCGCCGATTCTCGCGGTGCTGCTCCTGTCCAGCCTGATCATGGGGATCATGTCCAGGGTCTTTCCGCAGTTGAACGTCTTCATGTTGTCCTTTCCGGTCAACATCGGCCTGGCGTTCATCCTCCTGGGGCTGACCCTCAACCTGGTCGCCGGGCTGCTCAGCCGCGAGTTCGTCGACCTGGGCGGCCGGGTCCTGGAACTGTTCAACCGGCTGTAG
- a CDS encoding FliA/WhiG family RNA polymerase sigma factor, with translation MNQAFACYQSPAPVLDRDRLIRSHLPLVDFLTSRMVAQVPHYMTRDDIASAAVLGLVDAAQRFDPAKGVQFKTFAEQRIRGSIIDEARKMDAFSRTLRAKQSRIEDAVARLEGRLGRTPEEVEIAAALGCSLEQYRRQLQEVSHLGMVSLNKTFGREGTAGVELQEMIEDKSIPGPHEQAEGKALAREIARHLRGLSEKEQLVVSLYYYEELSQKEIARLLDLTEGRISQLHSQALIKLRAKMRRQRD, from the coding sequence ATGAACCAAGCCTTTGCCTGCTATCAGAGCCCGGCGCCGGTCCTGGACCGTGACCGGCTGATCAGGTCGCATCTGCCCCTGGTGGATTTTCTGACCAGCCGGATGGTTGCCCAGGTCCCCCACTATATGACCCGGGACGATATTGCCAGCGCCGCGGTCCTCGGCCTGGTTGACGCGGCCCAGCGTTTCGACCCGGCCAAGGGGGTGCAGTTCAAGACCTTTGCCGAGCAGCGGATCCGTGGGTCGATCATCGACGAGGCCCGGAAAATGGATGCCTTTTCCCGCACCCTGCGGGCGAAACAGTCCCGGATCGAGGATGCTGTGGCCCGTCTCGAAGGGAGGCTGGGACGGACCCCGGAAGAAGTGGAGATCGCCGCGGCCCTTGGTTGCAGTCTCGAACAGTATCGCCGGCAGTTGCAGGAGGTCAGTCATCTCGGGATGGTCAGTCTTAACAAGACCTTTGGCCGCGAGGGGACGGCAGGGGTCGAGCTGCAGGAGATGATCGAGGACAAGAGCATCCCCGGTCCCCATGAACAGGCCGAGGGCAAGGCCCTGGCCCGGGAGATCGCCCGCCATCTGCGGGGCCTCTCCGAAAAGGAGCAGCTGGTCGTTAGCCTCTATTACTATGAAGAGTTGAGTCAGAAGGAGATTGCCCGGCTCCTTGATCTGACCGAGGGACGTATTTCACAGCTCCACAGCCAGGCATTGATCAAACTACGGGCAAAGATGCGTCGGCAACGCGATTGA
- a CDS encoding flagellar biosynthetic protein FliO has protein sequence MKQLLIFVVVLATPVPALAAGSPSGLLVPGLKMVAGLAVVLGLLYLLHALSRKGLFMMPGAKQGLIRIVEVRSLGGRKGLCLVEVRGQELLLGFGPERIECLARLEPGAAAKGFARQLDLAQAQGQGQP, from the coding sequence ATGAAACAGCTGCTGATTTTTGTTGTTGTCCTGGCAACGCCGGTTCCGGCCCTTGCGGCCGGGAGCCCCTCCGGGCTGCTGGTCCCGGGGCTTAAAATGGTGGCCGGTCTGGCCGTGGTGCTGGGGCTGCTCTACCTTCTCCATGCCCTGTCGCGCAAGGGATTGTTTATGATGCCCGGGGCCAAGCAGGGGCTGATCCGGATCGTTGAGGTGCGGTCCCTGGGGGGCAGGAAGGGGCTGTGCCTGGTCGAGGTCCGCGGTCAGGAACTGTTGCTGGGGTTCGGCCCGGAGCGGATCGAGTGTCTGGCCCGGCTGGAGCCGGGCGCGGCAGCCAAGGGCTTTGCCCGTCAACTTGACCTGGCCCAGGCCCAGGGCCAGGGGCAGCCATGA
- a CDS encoding MinD/ParA family protein, giving the protein MDQATTLRTLAGDCKPELQPRADSKLASVISVTSGKGGVGKTAVVANIALVQARQGRRVMIIDADLGLANIDVVFGLNPRFNLNHFFSGEKTLEEIVIEGPFGIKILAAGSGVQSFTHLSAPQKQRFLESMDVFHGLFDLMLIDTEAGISENVTYFNVAAQEILVVTTSDPTAITDAYALMKVLSKQYHEKRFNLIANQVKDQDEALEIYKKLTMVSGRYLDISIDFLGWIPYERRMRETISRQRVIADLFPGTRASRNFEEIARQLDSLLRNGCPKGTTQLFWKRLMEFE; this is encoded by the coding sequence ATGGATCAGGCAACCACCCTGCGCACCCTTGCCGGCGACTGCAAGCCGGAGCTTCAGCCCCGGGCCGACTCCAAGCTTGCCTCGGTTATCTCGGTCACCAGCGGCAAGGGCGGGGTCGGCAAGACGGCGGTGGTGGCCAATATCGCCCTGGTTCAGGCCAGGCAGGGGCGGCGGGTGATGATCATTGATGCGGACCTGGGCCTTGCCAACATCGATGTGGTGTTCGGCTTGAACCCGCGCTTTAACCTGAACCACTTTTTTTCCGGGGAAAAGACCCTTGAAGAGATTGTGATCGAGGGTCCTTTCGGGATCAAGATCCTGGCGGCCGGTTCCGGGGTCCAGTCCTTCACCCACCTGAGCGCCCCGCAGAAACAGCGCTTCCTGGAAAGCATGGATGTGTTTCACGGCCTTTTCGACCTGATGCTCATCGATACCGAGGCCGGGATTTCTGAAAACGTGACCTATTTCAATGTGGCGGCGCAGGAGATCCTGGTCGTCACCACCTCGGATCCGACCGCGATTACCGATGCCTATGCGTTGATGAAGGTACTTTCCAAACAGTATCACGAGAAACGTTTCAACCTGATTGCCAACCAGGTCAAGGATCAGGACGAGGCCCTTGAAATCTATAAGAAACTGACCATGGTGTCCGGACGCTACCTCGATATCTCCATCGATTTTCTCGGTTGGATACCATATGAGAGACGGATGCGGGAGACGATCTCCAGGCAGCGGGTGATTGCCGATCTTTTCCCGGGGACCCGGGCCAGCCGGAACTTTGAAGAGATAGCCCGGCAGCTCGATTCCCTGTTGCGGAACGGTTGTCCCAAGGGCACAACGCAACTCTTCTGGAAACGCCTGATGGAGTTTGAATAG
- the flhF gene encoding flagellar biosynthesis protein FlhF, producing MKVKVFEANDMGTALKMVRESLGPDALILSTRTVRKGGLGLLGRSTLEVTAAIDSADFGSEPPVAGTPAAGDDQGDPELTYDRIWRRRKVIDPLEEEVLELKGHLANLDVEALRTEILELKDLMKSHAALAPAGQSAGPAAESPLMGMIVELSSRGVEPATAEQIVRRAVRQQPLDRSKVSPGEFLSQAIAGSIRCSGPFYGPMSGKPRRIALLGPTGVGKTTTVAKLAADYLLNQGRSLALVTIDIYRIAAAEQLKVYGEIMNIPVDVAGSAQEFKRVMQRHQDKELVLIDTAGRSPRDREGIEALHALIGPESGIENHLVLSVTTRERENHTAVQCFTGVPLKSMILTKLDECDTLGPLLNIHLRHDTPLSYLTDGQRVPEDLLLAEPARVGQLILGAQAGK from the coding sequence ATGAAGGTTAAGGTCTTTGAGGCCAACGACATGGGCACGGCCCTTAAGATGGTCAGGGAGAGCCTGGGCCCGGACGCCTTGATCCTGTCCACCAGGACCGTGCGCAAGGGCGGGCTAGGCCTGCTCGGCAGATCGACCCTTGAGGTGACCGCGGCGATCGATTCAGCGGATTTCGGGTCAGAACCGCCGGTTGCCGGCACCCCGGCCGCGGGTGATGACCAGGGTGATCCAGAGTTGACCTACGACAGGATCTGGCGCCGGCGCAAGGTTATTGACCCCCTGGAGGAAGAGGTCCTGGAACTTAAGGGCCATCTGGCCAACCTGGATGTCGAGGCGCTGCGTACGGAGATCCTTGAGCTGAAGGACCTGATGAAGAGCCATGCCGCCCTTGCCCCGGCCGGGCAGTCCGCCGGTCCGGCAGCCGAATCGCCGCTGATGGGGATGATCGTCGAACTGAGTTCCCGCGGGGTGGAGCCGGCAACCGCGGAACAGATCGTCCGGCGGGCGGTCCGGCAGCAGCCCCTTGACCGGAGCAAGGTAAGCCCGGGTGAGTTTCTTTCCCAGGCGATCGCCGGTTCGATCCGTTGCAGCGGGCCGTTTTACGGGCCGATGAGCGGAAAACCCCGGCGGATCGCCCTGCTTGGACCGACCGGGGTGGGAAAGACAACCACGGTGGCCAAACTGGCCGCCGACTACCTGCTCAACCAGGGTCGCAGCCTGGCCCTGGTGACCATTGACATCTACCGGATTGCCGCGGCCGAGCAACTCAAGGTCTATGGCGAGATCATGAATATCCCGGTGGACGTTGCCGGCAGCGCCCAGGAGTTCAAGCGGGTCATGCAGCGCCACCAGGACAAGGAACTGGTGCTGATCGATACTGCTGGCCGCAGTCCGCGTGACCGGGAAGGAATCGAGGCGTTACACGCCTTGATCGGCCCGGAGAGCGGGATCGAGAACCACCTGGTTCTGTCGGTCACCACCCGGGAGCGGGAAAACCATACCGCGGTCCAATGTTTCACCGGGGTGCCGCTCAAGAGCATGATTCTGACCAAGCTGGACGAGTGTGACACGCTGGGGCCGCTGCTCAACATTCATCTCCGGCACGATACGCCGTTGTCTTACCTGACCGACGGCCAGCGGGTTCCCGAAGATCTGCTGCTGGCTGAACCGGCCCGGGTGGGGCAACTTATCCTCGGGGCCCAGGCAGGTAAATGA